TATCTGCGAGCAACCACTCCGTGGGCCCGCCGTCGCGGTGTCGTTTCGCACCGGAAATCGATCCGCGTGTCCATCGAGTTGCCGTATTCCTAGGTCGGCTGCCTCCCGTGTAACGCCCACGTAAACTCCCCCTCTCCCACTCCGCCTGGCGGGGTGAGCCAGCCGTTACCTCCCCGCCCCCGCCAACGCGGTCCCGGGAAACCCCTCCTCCCTACGCTGACGGCACGCCCCGCCCATGCGAGGCGCTGCACCTCCCCCGCATCGCCCATCGGAGGACCCCGTGACCGTCACCGACCCGCGCCCCGAAACCGCAACGCCGCCCGCGGCCGCAACCGAAACAGCGGAACTCCAACACCGCCCCGGCCGCTGGATCGACAACTGGAACCCCGAGAACGCCACGCAGTGGGCGAAAGAGGGCAAGGCCATCGCCTCCCGCAACCTGCGGTGGTCGATCTTCGCCGAGTTCCTTGGGTTCGTCGTCTGGCAGCTGTGGTCGGTCGTCGTCGTCTCGCTGCCCGCGGCGGGCTTCCAGCTGTCGACCGGTGAGATCTTCTGGCTCATCTCCATGCCGAGCCTCGTCGGTGCGACGCTGCGCATCCCCTACACGTTCATGGTTCCGCGCTTCGGCGGCCGCAACTGGACGATCGTCTCCGCCGGGCTCCTGCTCATCCCGAGCATCGGCCTCGCCATCGCGGTGTCGAACCCGCAGACGCCCTTCGGCCTCTTGCTCCTCATCGCCGCGTTCGCCGGCTTCGGCGGCGGAAACTTCGCCAGCTCGATGTCGAACATCACGTTCTTCTACCCCGCCGCGCAGAAGGGATACGCCCTCGGACTCAACGCCGCCGGCGGAAACCTCGGCGCCTCGGTCGCGCAGTTCGTCGTCCCCATCGTCATCACCGTCGGTGCCGCGGCGACCCTCAACCTGCCGCTCGCGGGCCTCATCTGGGTGCCGCTGATCCTCGTCGCCATGGTCGGCGCCTACCTCCGCATGGACAACCTCTCCGCCGCGAAGGCCGACATCACGGCATCCCTCGCCGCTCTCAAAGAGCCGCACATGTGGGTGCTCTCGCTGCTCTACATCGGCACCTTCGGCTCGTTCATCGGCTTCGCGGGCGTCTTCCCGAAGCTGCTCGCCGACACGTTCCCCGACTTCAAGGGCATCGCGATCGGCACCGCGACGGTCACCCTCGCCTTCCTCGGCGCACTCGTCGGCTCGCTCGCCCGCCCCTACGGCGGCAAGCTCGCCGACCGCTTCGGCGGCACCTACATCACGATCGGCGCCTTCACGGTGATGGGGCTCGGCATCCTGAGTGTGATCCTCACCCTCCCGATGCAGAACTTCGCGATCTTCCTGCTGTGCTTCCTCGTGCTGTTCGCGGCGGCGGGCATCGGCAACGGCTCGACGTACCGCATGATCCCGACGATCTTCGCCCTCAAGGCGAACGGCGGCATCGGCGCGCAGCGCAAGGCTGCCGCGGCCCTCGGCCTCATCTCGGCGATCGGCGCGTACGGCGGCTTCTTCATCCCGCAGCTGCTCGGCTTCTCGAAGACGACGTTCGGCTCGTACACCCCCGCCCTCGGCTGGTTCGCCCTCGCGTACGTGGCGTTCCTCGCCCTCACCGCGGGCGTGTACCTCCGCCTGTCGAAGAAGACCGGAACGCGGATCTGACCCCATGAGCTCCGCCGACACCCACTGCCCCTACTGCGCATTGCAATGCGCCATGACCGTCAGCCACGCGGGCTCCACGACGGTCACCGGCCGCGACTTCCCCACCAACCGGGGAGGGCTCTGCGCCAAGGGCTGGACGTCGGCGGAGCTCCTGGCCTCCCCCCACAGACTCCGGATGCCACTGATGCGGCGCCCCGACGGGACCCTCGCCGAGACCACGTGGGACGAGGCACTGGATGCCGTGGCCGCGGCGTTCCGCGAGACGAAAGCGACCCACGGGCCCGACGCCAACGCCATCTTCGGCGGCGGCGGACTCACCAACGAGAAGGCCTACCAACTCGGCAAGTTCGCCCGCGTCGCGCTCGGCACCTCGCGCATCGACTACAACGGCCGGTTCTGCATGTCGTCGGCGGCGGCGGCATCCAACCGGGCCTTCGGGATGGACCGGGGCCTCCCCTTCCCCGTCACCGACCTCGACGACGCGCAGACGATTCTGCTGCTCGGCTCGAATGTCGCCGCGACAATGCCGCCGTTCCTCGCGCACCTCGCCGGAGCGCGGGCGAACGGCGGTCTCATCGTCGTCGACCCCCGCCGCTCGGCCACCGCGCGCCTCACCGAAGACGGTGCCGGCACCCACCTGCAACCCGCGCCCGGCACCGACCTGCCGCTGCTGCTCGGCCTCACGCACATCGTCATCGCCGAGGGCCTCGCGGACCGCGCGTATATAGAGGAGCGCACGACCGGCTTCGACGCCCTGCGCCGCTCGGTTGCCGCGTGGTGGCCGGAGCGCACTTCCGCCACCACCGGCATCCCCGTCATGCAGCTGCGAGAGACCGCGCGCCGTCTCGCCGCGGGACGCGCGTACATCCTCACCGGACGCGGCGTCGAGCAGCACGTCGACGGCACCGCCACCGCGACCGCCGCGATCAACCTCGCTCTCGTGCTCGGCCTCGTCGGCCGCGAGGGCTCCGGCTACGGCACCCTCACCGGGCAGGGCAACGGCCAGGGCGGACGCGAGCACGGTCAAAAGGCCGACCAGCTGCCCGGGTACCGCTCCATCCGCGACCCCGAGGCGCGGCGGCACGTCGCCGGGGTGTGGGGCGTCGACCCGGATGAGCTTCCGGATGCCGGCATCCCGGCCACCGCTCTGCTCGGCGAGCTCGGCGGGCCGGTGAAGACGCTGCTGGTCGCGGGCTCGAATGTCGTCGTCTCGGCGCCGGACGTCGAGGCCGTACGGGCCGGGTTGAAAGCCCTCGACACCCTCATCGTCTGCGACTTCTTCCTCAGCGAGACCGCGGAGCTCGCCGACATCGTGCTCCCCGTGCTCCAGTGGGCCGAAGAGGAGGGCACGATGACCTCGCTCGAGGGCCGGGTGATCCGCCGCCACCAAGCGCTGCCCGGACCCGACGGTGCCCGCAGCGAGCTGTGGATCCTGGCCGAGATTGCACGGCGCCTGGGTGCGGCATCCATCTGGTCGACCGACCCGGCCGAGGTGTTCGACGAACTCGCGCGCGCGTCGGAGGGCGGGATCGCCGACTACTCGGGCCTCTCGCACGCCCTGCTCGACACGGGCGTCGAGGCGTACTGGCCGTACCGCTCTTCGGGCACGCCGCGCCCCTTCACTCAGCGCTTCGCTCACGCCGACGGCCGCGCGCGTCTCGTGCCGGTGGATGCCACTCCCCCGACGCCCACCGACCGCGGCGGCGAGCTGACCCTTGTCACCGGCCGGTACCTGCAGCAGTACCAGTCGGGTACGCAGACCCGACGCGTCGCCGAGCTGAACGGCGCCCGCCCCGAGGCGCGGCTCGAGATCCATCCGGCGACGGCGTCGCGTCTCGGCATCCGGGAAGATGAGCTCGTCGCCGTCTCGAACGAGCGGGGCACCGTGCGGGCGCGGGCGACGGTGACGACCGACATCCGCCATGACACCGTCTTCCTGCCGTTCCACTACGCCGGAGATGAGTGCGCCAACCGCCTGACCGAGGCGCTCGTCGACCCGACGTCGGCGATGCCGGAGTTCAAGCGCACGCGGGTGCGGGTGGCTCCGGATGCCGCGGCTCCCGCGACCGAGAGTGCTGAGCATCCGCCGGTCGTCGTGTCCGAGCATCCGGGCGCTGCGCGCGCTCTCGGCGTCGCGACGTCCGAGCACGGGGGCGTCACCCGCACCGAGGAGGGAACCCATGTCTGAGCGAGTGGTGCTGGTGGGCTACGGACCCGTCGGGGCGCGGCTGATCGACGGGCTGCTGCCCGCGGTGCGCGACGGGCGCATCGACCTCACGGTCGTGGGCGCCGAGCCCCACGACGTCTACAACCGCGTCCTGCTCGCCGAGTACGCGGTCGGGCGCACCGATCGCGCGGGCCTCGACATGGACGACCGCCGCGTCGCGGAAGAAGCCGGCGTGCGTTTCCATCTCGCGACGACGGTGGTGGGCATCGACCGTCACCGCCGTGTGGTGCGCCTGCACGATGGCATCCGTCTCGACTACGACCGGCTCGTGCTCGCGACCGGCGCCCGCGCGAACGTCCCGACGCTCGCCGGAATGGAGCGTGCGCGGCGCGACCGCGCGTCCGTCTCGACGGCCCCCGACGAGCTCGACCTCGGCGGGGCGCCGCTCCCCCGCGGAGTCGTCGCGCTGCGCGACCTCGCCGACGCCGAACTCGTGCGCGCGGCCGTCTCAGCCGGTCAGAGGATCGTCGTCCTGGGCGCGGGAGTGCTCGGCATGGAGCTCGCGCTGGCCGCCGCCGAGGCCGGGGCCGAGGTCGTCGTGGCGTACCACTCCGCAGCTCCCATGAACCGCACGCTCGATGAGAACGGCGGCCGCGTGCTGGCTTCCTCCGCCGCCTCCGTCGGAGTGGAGATGGCGCACCACGCGCGCGCCGAGAGCATCCTCCTTCGCTACGACGACCACGGTCACGCGTGGTTCGACGGCCTCGTGTGCGCCGACGGCAAGGTGCTCGCGGGAGACCTGCTCGTGCTGTCGTGCGGGGTCGCGGCGCGCACGGAAGTGGCATCCCTCGCCGGACTCGCGACCTCGACGGGAATCCTCGTCGACGGTTCGTCCCGCTCGTGGACCGACCCCGACGTCTTCGCGATCGGCGACTGCGCACACGTCGCCGACCCGGCGGAGGCCGACGCCCACGGCCGCGTCCCCGGAGGCCCGAGCGGACTCGTCGGGCCGGGTTGGCGACAGGCCGACCGCCTTGCCGCGCTGCTCTCGTCCGGCGTCTCGGGCCCGGCGCCCGTCGAACGCCCCGGTGTCGTCATGCTCAAGGCCGAGGGGATCGACGTGGTGGCCGGCGGCGCGGTCGACGCCGACCCCTTCTCACACGCTCCCGGATGCCACGGCCCCCAGGTCACCCTCTGGGCCGACCCCGCGCGGGGCGCCTACGTGAAGCTCGTCACCGTCGAGGGCGTGCTGACCGGCTTCGTCGCGGTGGGGATGCCGCGCACCGGCGCCGAGCTGACCCTTCTGTTCGAGCGGGGCTCGGAGCTCCCGGCCGACCGCTCGTCGCTGCTCCGACTCGACGCGCCCGACGCCGGCATGGCGGTGGTCGCCGACCCGTTCGCCGCGGATGCCACGGTGTGCTGGTGCAACGGCGTGAGTGCCGGCGCGATCCGCGACGCCGTCGCCGCCGGAGAGCCGACCGTCGCGTGCGTCAAGGCCGCGACCCGCGCGGGCACGGGCTGCGGCGGGTGCGTGGGCCGGATCAGCGAGCTGCTGGCGCGCGAGGCCGTCCCGGCGTAGGGCCGGCGCCTGGCCTCACGTGCGTTCACCGGCGATGCCCGTCGGCCGGCGCGCGAAACTCCTGAGAAACCCCCTCCGCGCGGCGGTCCTGGCGGGACGCCGGGCCCCTGGCATCCGGAATCTCAGGAGTTCCGCCCGCTCGCCGGCGGCGATACCGCCCCGAAACGCACGAGCAGTACGCTTCACGCATGCCACCGATTCAGACCCTCCTGGCGTTCGTCGCCGCGTCGGCCGTCCTCATCGCCATCCCGGGGCCGAGCGTGCTGTTCGTCATCGGTCGGTCCATCGCGCTCGGACGCCGTGCGGGTGTCTTGAGCGTCGTCGGCAACGCCCTCGGGAACATCCCGGCGATCCTCGCGACCGCCTTCGGGATCGGCGCCCTCGTCGCGTCGTCGATCGTGGCGTTCACGGTCCTGAAGATCATCGGTGCCGCGTACCTCGTCTGGCTCGGCATCCAGGCCATCCGTCACCGTCACGACCACGTCGCCGCTCCGTCGCGCGTTCCCACCTCGCGCTGGACGCTGCTGCGTCAAGGCTTCGTCGTGGGCGTCACCAACCCCAAGACGATCGCGTTCTTCGTCGCGGTGCTGCCGCAGTTCGTCGACCCGCACGCCGGCGCGGTATGGCTGCAATTGCTCGTGCTCGGGCTCATCTTCCAGGTGCTCGCCGTGACGTGCGACTCGATCTGGGCCGTCGCCGCCGGCACGGCGCGGACGTGGTTCGCACGCTCCCCGAAGCGCCTGTCCACGCTGTCCGGCACGGGGGGATTCATGATGATCGGGCTCGGCGGGGCGCTCGCGCTCACCGGCGCGAAGAGCTGACCGGGAGCGCCCCCTCGCGCTCGCGAGAAACCTGTGCGTTAGCTGAGTACACCCCCTAGGATGAGGCTCGTCGGCTCCTCGAGCCACCGCCGAGCCACCCGGCCGACGGCGTC
This portion of the Microbacterium testaceum StLB037 genome encodes:
- a CDS encoding MFS transporter is translated as MTVTDPRPETATPPAAATETAELQHRPGRWIDNWNPENATQWAKEGKAIASRNLRWSIFAEFLGFVVWQLWSVVVVSLPAAGFQLSTGEIFWLISMPSLVGATLRIPYTFMVPRFGGRNWTIVSAGLLLIPSIGLAIAVSNPQTPFGLLLLIAAFAGFGGGNFASSMSNITFFYPAAQKGYALGLNAAGGNLGASVAQFVVPIVITVGAAATLNLPLAGLIWVPLILVAMVGAYLRMDNLSAAKADITASLAALKEPHMWVLSLLYIGTFGSFIGFAGVFPKLLADTFPDFKGIAIGTATVTLAFLGALVGSLARPYGGKLADRFGGTYITIGAFTVMGLGILSVILTLPMQNFAIFLLCFLVLFAAAGIGNGSTYRMIPTIFALKANGGIGAQRKAAAALGLISAIGAYGGFFIPQLLGFSKTTFGSYTPALGWFALAYVAFLALTAGVYLRLSKKTGTRI
- a CDS encoding molybdopterin oxidoreductase family protein translates to MSSADTHCPYCALQCAMTVSHAGSTTVTGRDFPTNRGGLCAKGWTSAELLASPHRLRMPLMRRPDGTLAETTWDEALDAVAAAFRETKATHGPDANAIFGGGGLTNEKAYQLGKFARVALGTSRIDYNGRFCMSSAAAASNRAFGMDRGLPFPVTDLDDAQTILLLGSNVAATMPPFLAHLAGARANGGLIVVDPRRSATARLTEDGAGTHLQPAPGTDLPLLLGLTHIVIAEGLADRAYIEERTTGFDALRRSVAAWWPERTSATTGIPVMQLRETARRLAAGRAYILTGRGVEQHVDGTATATAAINLALVLGLVGREGSGYGTLTGQGNGQGGREHGQKADQLPGYRSIRDPEARRHVAGVWGVDPDELPDAGIPATALLGELGGPVKTLLVAGSNVVVSAPDVEAVRAGLKALDTLIVCDFFLSETAELADIVLPVLQWAEEEGTMTSLEGRVIRRHQALPGPDGARSELWILAEIARRLGAASIWSTDPAEVFDELARASEGGIADYSGLSHALLDTGVEAYWPYRSSGTPRPFTQRFAHADGRARLVPVDATPPTPTDRGGELTLVTGRYLQQYQSGTQTRRVAELNGARPEARLEIHPATASRLGIREDELVAVSNERGTVRARATVTTDIRHDTVFLPFHYAGDECANRLTEALVDPTSAMPEFKRTRVRVAPDAAAPATESAEHPPVVVSEHPGAARALGVATSEHGGVTRTEEGTHV
- a CDS encoding FAD-dependent oxidoreductase, which encodes MSERVVLVGYGPVGARLIDGLLPAVRDGRIDLTVVGAEPHDVYNRVLLAEYAVGRTDRAGLDMDDRRVAEEAGVRFHLATTVVGIDRHRRVVRLHDGIRLDYDRLVLATGARANVPTLAGMERARRDRASVSTAPDELDLGGAPLPRGVVALRDLADAELVRAAVSAGQRIVVLGAGVLGMELALAAAEAGAEVVVAYHSAAPMNRTLDENGGRVLASSAASVGVEMAHHARAESILLRYDDHGHAWFDGLVCADGKVLAGDLLVLSCGVAARTEVASLAGLATSTGILVDGSSRSWTDPDVFAIGDCAHVADPAEADAHGRVPGGPSGLVGPGWRQADRLAALLSSGVSGPAPVERPGVVMLKAEGIDVVAGGAVDADPFSHAPGCHGPQVTLWADPARGAYVKLVTVEGVLTGFVAVGMPRTGAELTLLFERGSELPADRSSLLRLDAPDAGMAVVADPFAADATVCWCNGVSAGAIRDAVAAGEPTVACVKAATRAGTGCGGCVGRISELLAREAVPA
- a CDS encoding LysE family translocator: MPPIQTLLAFVAASAVLIAIPGPSVLFVIGRSIALGRRAGVLSVVGNALGNIPAILATAFGIGALVASSIVAFTVLKIIGAAYLVWLGIQAIRHRHDHVAAPSRVPTSRWTLLRQGFVVGVTNPKTIAFFVAVLPQFVDPHAGAVWLQLLVLGLIFQVLAVTCDSIWAVAAGTARTWFARSPKRLSTLSGTGGFMMIGLGGALALTGAKS